DNA from Arthrobacter sp. SLBN-112:
GGAGCTGGGCACCTCCCGCGTCAGCGCCCGCCGTTACCTGGAGTACCTGCATGACGAGGGCACGTTGGAGGTGCGGCTCAAGTACGGCGTGGGACGGCCCGAACGGCGGTACGTCCTGAAGGGAGCCTGAGGGCAGGCAGCGGCATTCTTCAACGCAGCAGGGTGTTGATCAGCCGCGCAGCGGTTTTGGCGGTCCGGCCATCTACATCGAACGCAGGGTTCAGCTCCGCCACGTCCAGGTGCAGGAGCTTCCCGCTCAGCGCCACCTGCCGGCAGACCGCCGAAATGACGGGCAGCGGCACGCCGTAGGCTGCGGGTGCGCTCACCCCGGGCGCCACCGCGGCGGGCAACACGTCGAGGTCAATGGTCAGGTACAGCACGTCGATGTCCGCCAGGAACGCGGCCACGAAGTCCCGGACCCGGTCCGCGTCGCAGTCCTCGTCCAGCAGGTACCGCACGCCCAGCCTGTCCGCGGTGTCGAACAGGACCCGGGTGTTGTTCGGCTCCGAGATTCCGACGACGGCGTAGCGGAATTCGCGCCCGGCGTCGGCTTCGGCTTGGGCCATCTGCAGGAACGGAGTGCCCGAACTGGGCACGGGCTCGTCGCGGAGATCGAAGTGGGCGTCAAGGTTCAGGACACCAAGGCGCTGCCCGTCCCGGACTGCCGGTGATGCGCTGACGCCAAGGTAGCTCGCGTAGGCGGTTTCATGTCCGCCGCCCAGGACAACGCTCTGGTGGCCGGCATCGAGCAGGCCTGCCACCGCCAGGCCAAGCCGTTCCTGCCCGGCTTCCAGGTCCTCCCCGGCTACCGCGACGTCGCCGATGTCAGTTACCGGACGGTCCAGGTGGAAAGCCAGCGGGCCCAGCGCCTTCCGCAGGGCAGCGGGGGCGGCGGACGCGCCGGTGCGGCCCTTGTTCCGGCGTACCCCCTCGTCGCTGGCGAAGCCCAGCAGGGCCACAGGCTTGACGCCTTCCGCCCCACCGGCCGCGCCCGCGGCTCCCGCCGTGGCGTTGCCGGACTGGTTCACAGCCTGCCACCATCGGCGGTGGCCGGGGCCGTCGCCGTCGAACCTTCCTGTCCAGGGCTGGGGCGGGACGTCGACGGCGGGGAGCTGGAGGGACATGCCTCAAGCTCACCGCATGCGGGGCACGAAAACCAGCAACGCCGCCGTCGTCCTGTCCGGTATCCAAGAACCCGTGCGCCGGGGACATGCCTGTTTCAGGGGTTATGGTGAGAGCAGTCCGCCCATCGAAGCGTGGCGTGTCCGCTGCCGGATCCACGCCACCATTCCAGGCTGGAGAGCCTTTTCCCCATGTTCGAAGCCCCAGACATCCTCTTTGCCGCAGCCGGCCTGGCCGTCCTCATCGCCGCCGTCCTGCCCAAGCTCCTGCGCGATATGCCCTTGTCCATGCCCATGGTCTTCCTGGGCGCCGGGATGGGAGCGTTCGCGCTGATTCCCTCGCTGCCGGACCCTGACCCGGTGGAACACGGCGACTTTGTCATGCACCTCGCCGAAATCTGCGTGATCATCTCGCTGATGGGTGCTGGGCTGGCCCTCGACCGCCCGGTGGGACGCAAGCGTTGGTCCACCACGTGGCGGCTCCTGGGGATAGCCATGCCGCTGTGCATCCTGGCCCTGACCCTGCTGGGCATGTGGTTCCTGGGCCTGGGTCTCGGCGCGGCGCTGCTGGTGGCCGCCAGCCTTGCCCCCACGGACCCTGTCCTGGCGTCCGAGGTCCAGGTGGGAGAACCCGCGGACCAGGACGAGCACACTGACAAGGAAGATGAAGTCCGCTTCGGCCTCACCTCCGAGGCCGGGCTCAATGACGGCCTGGCGTTCCCGTTCGTGTACCTGGCCATTGCCATCAGCATCGCCGGGGCAAATCCGGCTGCATGGTTTGGCGAATGGTTCGGGATGGACGTGCTGTGGCGGCTGGCCATCGGGCTGCTGGCGGGCTTCCTCACCGGCAAGCTGCTCGCCAGGGTATTCTTCTCCGCCCGGGCGGAGAGCCTCAGGTTGTCCAACCATTCCGAAGGTTTCGTGGCCCTGGCGGCGACGTTCCTGGCCTACGGACTGACGGAGATGGTGCAGGGGTACGGGTTCATTGCGGTGTTTGTCTGTGCCGTGACCATACGGGCCGCTGAGCGCACCCATGGCTACCACAGGGTGCTGCACTCCTATGTGGAGCAGCTGGAACGGCTCCTGACCGTGGTGATCCTGGTCCTGCTCGGCGGCGCCATCGCCCGCGGATTGCTCGCCGGGATCGGGCTGGTGGAAGTGCTGGTGGCGCTGGCCTTCCTGCTGGTGGTCAGGCCGCTGGCCGGCTGGCTTGGCCTGCTGGGCGGCAAGACCGGTCCGCGGGAACGCGTGGCGCTCTCATTTTTCGGCATCCGCGGAATCGGGTCGTTGTATTACCTGGCCTATGCGTTGGGCGAAGACAGTTTCGCGGATCAGGGCCGGTGGCTCTGGTCCTTCATTGGGCTGGTGGTGGCGCTGTCCATCGTGATCCATGGCGCCACCACCTCGCCGCTGATGAACCGGCTGGACCGGCTGCGCCAAAGGAAGGCCCTGGCGGTGTCCGGCGACGAAGGGCTCGCGCCCAATACACCTGTGTAAACAACAGGGCTGGCGCGGCGTCTGCCGCACCAGCCCTGTGCCCGTACCTTGTTACATGCCCAGGGCGGCTTCGATGGGGCCGATGGCGAAGAACAACGCGAACGCCGCTGCCACGGCCCACATCAGCGGGTGGATGTCCTTGACCCTGCCCTGGACGGTGCGGATCAGCACGTAGGCGATGAACCCTGCACCCAGGCCGTTGGCGATGGAGTAGGTGAACGGCATCAGGGTGAACGTCAGGAACGCCGGGATGGCGATGCCCCAGTCCTGCCAGTCGATCTTGCCCACCTGGGACACCATCATGAAGCCCACCACCACCAGGGCCGGGGCCACGGCCTCGAAGGGCACCAGGTTGATCAGCGGGGTGAAGAACATGGCCACCAGGAACAGCAGACCGGTAACGATCGAGGCGACGCCGGTGCGGGCACCTTCGCCAATGCCGGCGCCGGCTTCCACGTAGATCTGGTTGGAGGAGACGGAAGCACCGCCACCGATGATGGCACCGAGCGCGTCCACCTGGAGCACGCGGTCGACGTCGGGAATGTTGCCGTGCTCGTCCACCGTGCCGGCTTCGTTGGCCAGGCCCACCATGGTGCCCATGGCGTCGAAGAAGATGCTGAGCAGGATCACGAAGGCCAGCAGCGTTGCGGCCACGAAGCCGAGGTGCCCGAAGGCGCCGAAGGGGTTGGCCTTGCCGATCAGTGAGAGGTCAGGGGCGGCCCAGCCGGAGAATGCCGGTGCCACCAGGGACCAGCCCTGGGGGTTGAAGTTCTTGCCGTCGAAGCTGGGCCCGATGTGCAGGGTCATCTCAAGGATCACGGACAGCACGGTGGAGGTGATGATGCCGATCAGGATGGCGCCCTTGACCTTGCGCACCACCAGGGCGATGGTCAGGATCAGGCCGAAAACGAAAACGGCCGTCGGCCAGCCCAGCAGCTTGCCTTCAAAGCCCAGCCCGACGGGTACCGTGGTGCCCGCAACGTCAGGGATGCGCCGCACGAACCCGGCGTTGACCAGACCGATCAGGGCAATGAACAGGCCGATGCCCACCACGATCGCCGTCTTGAGGCCGTCCGGCACCGCCCTGAAGACGGCGGTGCGGAAACCGGTCAGGACCAGGATCAGCATGGTGACGCCGGAGAGGACCACCAGGCCCATCATGTCCGGCCAGGTGAGGCCCGGGTTTGTGGCCACGGTGACGGCCACGAAGGCATTCACGCCCAGGCCGGTGGCCAAGGCAAAGGGGTGCCGGCCCCAGGCGCCCATGAGAATGGTCAGGATGCCCGCCACCAACGCGGTGACGGCGGCCACCGCGGTGAAGCCCAGCGTGGTGCCGTTCGAGTCCGGACCGGACAGGATCAGTGGGTTCAGCACCACGATGTAGCTCATGGCGAAGAACGTGGCGAACCCGCCCCGGATCTCACGGGAAAGGTTGGAACCGCGCTCGGTGACCCTGAAATACCGGTCCAGGGCAGAGCCTTGCTTAAGCATTAGTCCTCCGGGGAAGTGTGTGGGAATACCTGCATCCTAAGGGTGCGGCAGGGAGTGGGCCCGCAAATGCGCCTAGTCTGTAAGGAAGCCAACACCAGGAGCAGCCCCAACATGCGCCAAGTCCGCCGCCCGTTGCATCGCCTTGTGCCCGGTTTCCTTGTCCTTGCCCTGGTCCTCGCGGCCGCACTGTTGGGCCTTGCCGGGCCGGCCTCCGCCCATGATGCCGCGGAGTCCACCAGTCCCGCCCACGGTGCTGCACTGGCGGCCCCGCCCGCCGAGGTCTCCGTGACCTTCAGCAACAAG
Protein-coding regions in this window:
- the hutG gene encoding formimidoylglutamase yields the protein MSLQLPAVDVPPQPWTGRFDGDGPGHRRWWQAVNQSGNATAGAAGAAGGAEGVKPVALLGFASDEGVRRNKGRTGASAAPAALRKALGPLAFHLDRPVTDIGDVAVAGEDLEAGQERLGLAVAGLLDAGHQSVVLGGGHETAYASYLGVSASPAVRDGQRLGVLNLDAHFDLRDEPVPSSGTPFLQMAQAEADAGREFRYAVVGISEPNNTRVLFDTADRLGVRYLLDEDCDADRVRDFVAAFLADIDVLYLTIDLDVLPAAVAPGVSAPAAYGVPLPVISAVCRQVALSGKLLHLDVAELNPAFDVDGRTAKTAARLINTLLR
- a CDS encoding cation:proton antiporter, with amino-acid sequence MFEAPDILFAAAGLAVLIAAVLPKLLRDMPLSMPMVFLGAGMGAFALIPSLPDPDPVEHGDFVMHLAEICVIISLMGAGLALDRPVGRKRWSTTWRLLGIAMPLCILALTLLGMWFLGLGLGAALLVAASLAPTDPVLASEVQVGEPADQDEHTDKEDEVRFGLTSEAGLNDGLAFPFVYLAIAISIAGANPAAWFGEWFGMDVLWRLAIGLLAGFLTGKLLARVFFSARAESLRLSNHSEGFVALAATFLAYGLTEMVQGYGFIAVFVCAVTIRAAERTHGYHRVLHSYVEQLERLLTVVILVLLGGAIARGLLAGIGLVEVLVALAFLLVVRPLAGWLGLLGGKTGPRERVALSFFGIRGIGSLYYLAYALGEDSFADQGRWLWSFIGLVVALSIVIHGATTSPLMNRLDRLRQRKALAVSGDEGLAPNTPV
- a CDS encoding NCS2 family permease, producing the protein MLKQGSALDRYFRVTERGSNLSREIRGGFATFFAMSYIVVLNPLILSGPDSNGTTLGFTAVAAVTALVAGILTILMGAWGRHPFALATGLGVNAFVAVTVATNPGLTWPDMMGLVVLSGVTMLILVLTGFRTAVFRAVPDGLKTAIVVGIGLFIALIGLVNAGFVRRIPDVAGTTVPVGLGFEGKLLGWPTAVFVFGLILTIALVVRKVKGAILIGIITSTVLSVILEMTLHIGPSFDGKNFNPQGWSLVAPAFSGWAAPDLSLIGKANPFGAFGHLGFVAATLLAFVILLSIFFDAMGTMVGLANEAGTVDEHGNIPDVDRVLQVDALGAIIGGGASVSSNQIYVEAGAGIGEGARTGVASIVTGLLFLVAMFFTPLINLVPFEAVAPALVVVGFMMVSQVGKIDWQDWGIAIPAFLTFTLMPFTYSIANGLGAGFIAYVLIRTVQGRVKDIHPLMWAVAAAFALFFAIGPIEAALGM